The Xanthomonas indica sequence GCAGCAGGCCGTCGTCGTAGCGGATCCGCATCGGGTCGCGGTTGTCGGTGACCCAGGTGGTGAGCACCGAATCGGCGGTGGCGCAGAAGCGCCCGGTCAGGCGCAGGTTGAGATAGTCCAGCGCGTTGAGGAACTTGTGCGTGCGCTGGTAGCGCTGCGGTTCGTGGTCGCGCAGGTAGGCGATGTGGCCGGCGCAATCCTTGCCGCTGCCGGCCGGCGCCCCGCCGCTTAGGCGCAGCCAGCGCAGCAGCTTCAGCGGCGCGTAGCCGCGCACGTTGAGCCAGCGCCCGCGCAGGCGCCGCGCGATCGCCGCCTGCCCGCGCATGTCCAGCCACAGCATGGCATTGCCCAGCGCACGGCCGTCGCGGTCCACGCACACGGTGCACTCGCCCTGGGTGGAGCAACATACCGCGGTCACCCGCCGGCGCAGCGCCTCGCCCCCTTGCAGCACCGCTGCGGCGGTGACCAGCAGCGCGTTCCACCAGTCGCGCGGATCCTGCTCGGCGCACACCCCGTGCACGTGCAGCGGCACCGGTTCGAACGCCCAGGCGATCACCTGGCCGTCCAGGGTGACCAGCGCGCACTTGCAGCCGGAGGTCCCCAGGTCCACCGCCAGCACCAGCGGCTGGTCGCCGCCACGGTCGGCATCGAGCAGTTCGCTGCGCATGGGTCAGAACGTGTAGCCGATCGAGGCCACCAGGGTGTCGCCGTCGGTCTTGCGGATGCGCGCGCCGTCCTGCACCCAGTACAGTTCGTGCGCATTGACCCGGGTGCTGACCCAATCCAGGTTCCAGTCCAGGCCCCAGCGCTTGTGGGTGACGCCGATCTGGTAGTCGGCGAAGCTGCCCTCGCTGAAGTTGCGCAGCTTCTGGTAGCCGGCGTGCAGGCGCAGCGTGGTGGACGGCAACAGCGACGGCAACAGGGGGGTCTGGTAATTGAGATCGCCCAGCAAGGTGCCGCGCGAATCGTGGTCGCCGCGGGCGAAGCAGCGCAGCGCCACGGTCGGGTCGGCGGCGAACTGCAGGATCTGCGCGCACACGCCGCCGGTGTCGGCGCCGCGGTAGGTTTTGGAGAACACGTACAGCAGGCGGCCCTCGACCGCGCCGTAGCCGAGTTCGAGCACGCCGAAATTGCTGTCGTAGTCGGTGCGGCGGATGTCCTCGGGCGTTCCGGTCTCCAAGTCGATCCGGTGCGGGGCCAGGAAGCTGGCACCGGGGAAGCGCTCGGTCGCCAGGCCGACGCCGGCATGCCAGGCATCGGGGTTGCCGAAGCGGTAGCCGGCCGCCGCAGTCATACCCAGGCCGTCGCCGTCGAGGAACTGCTTCTTGCTGACCTTGGCTACCTCCAGCAGCGCGACGAAGCCGCTGGCGTGCACGAACTGGGTGGTCCACTTCAGCGACGGGCGCATCAGCGAGTCGGACACGCCGCGCGTACGCTGCTCGCTCATCAGCTTGATCTGGTTCTGGAACTCGTAGTTGACCATGCCATCGGGGTCGGCCTGCTGGGCCTGGGCCTGGGCCTGGACGCAGCACGCGCCGTGCAGGGCCAGTGCGCCCGCGAGGGTCGCCATGAAGCGGACTGCAGTCATCTCAATCTCCCCTGGTTCGCTGAGGAAGTGGGACGCGCGGCGGCCCGCACGTCGATGGCGCCGGCGCGTTGCGCGCGGCGGGTGGGCTACTTGGCGCAGACCGGCGTGCTGGGCAGCGCCTGCACGCGGGTGAAGCGCTCGGTCTCGCCAAGCACTTCCACGCCGACAAAGGCCCGCAGGTCCAGCGCCTTGCCGCTGGCGCGCAGCGTGGCCTTGTAGCGCTTGCCGCTGCGCGGGTCGAAGGCCCAGCCATCGCGCCAGGTATCGCCGTCCTCGCGCCCGAGGCGCGCGATCTGCACGCCGCAGGTATCGGTGGCGGTGCCGGCGTCCTTGTCCCAGACGATGCGCCCGCACAAGGCGGCGGCCGCATCCGCGCAGGGCGCGAACTCCACCACCGCGTCCTTGGCCGCGGTCAACCACAGCCCCTGCGCCGTGGCCGGGGCGGCGCACGCGGTGGCGCTCGCCAGCAACCATCCGGCGACGGCCGTACCGACCGCGCCGCACCACTTCATTCCCGGACTCGCCTGCATCGAACGCCCCCTCGCCATCGCGCAATTCAGTAGTGAAAACTACCGTATAGCGATCACTACCGTTTTGCAAGCGTTGCACGCACCCTGCTGGCCGCGGACGCAGCAAAGTGCACAGGCCATTGGATTCAAAGGGTTTTTTTGCGTAGCGCCAGGCATGCACCGGCCACTTTTGCGGCGCCGCAACAGCCACCGGCGAAGATGGCGACGCGGATCGGCCCGATTTCGCGCCATGTCAGCCGCCGCGCGCCGAACGCATGCGTCGGTCGCGTGCACTCCACGAACGCAGGCACCTGCGCGCCGCCGAACGCGGTCGGCAACGTCACGCAACGGCTAAAGACAACGGCCAATGCAGCGAGATCGGTCGGCATGGGCTGCCACCTGGCTGCAGCGGCAACCTTCACTACATCGACAATGCACTCTGTCACCCGTGAAGAGCGGCAGTGCCGCTGCGGGCCAGCAAGAGAGAGAGAGGGCGACCGGTACGCGCGACCGGCCGCAAGCGGCCGGTGATGGCGCGGCCGCAGTGGCGGGAAAACCCCGCGCTCAGTGCATCGGCGCCTCCCGCACGCGGGAGGCGCGCGGACGGATCAGGCGTCCTTGCCGGACACGTGCCCGTCGATCTTCGAGGTCTGGTACAGCGCCATGCCGATGCGCTTGATCAGGCCGAGCTGCTGCTCCAGCCACCAGGCATGGTCTTCCTCGGTGTCGCGCAACTGCGCCAGCAGCACGTCGCGGCTGACGTAGTCGCCGTGCTGCTCGCACAGCTTCATGCCCGCGGCCAGATTGGCGCGCACTTCGTACTCGACCTTGAGGTCCTTCTCCAGCATCTCCTCGACCGTGCGTCCGGGTTCGAAGGCATGCGGGCGCATGTCCGGGTCGCCCTCCAGGAACAGGATGCGCCGCAGCAGCGCATCGGCGTGCTCGGTCTCCTCTTCCATCTCGTGGTTGATGCGTTCGTACAGCGCCAGCAGGCCCTGGTCCTCGTAACGCCGCGAGTGGATGAAATACTGGTCGCGCGCGGCCAGCTCGCCGCGCAGCAGCTCCTTGAGGCATTGCACAACGTCGGGGTGTCCCTTCATGGGGCGGGCTCCGTGGGGTCGACTGAGGGCGCCATAGTGCCCGATGCCGCCGCGCCGCGTTCCAATCGGAATCATTCACATCCCGAGTCGCACCACCCACGATGCGTGACCCCGCGCACAGCGTGCCGCGCCTACGCGGGAACGACACGCACTCGTGTCTAGAATCGGAGACTTGCCACCGGAGAGAGACGATGCGCGGTCGATGGAAACGCCTGCTGCTGGGCATGCTGCTGCTGGCGGCAGCCCTGGTGCTGTGCGTCTGGCTGCTGCTGCGCGGCAGCCTGGCCACGCTCGACGGCGATGCCCCGCTGCAAGGCCTGCAGGCGCCGGTGAGCATCCAACGCGACGCGCTGGGCGTGGTCACCATCGAGGCCGCCGACGAAGCCGATGCGATGCGCGCGCTCGGCTACGTGCACGCCCAGGAACGCTTCTTCGAGATGGACCTGCTGCGCCGCGCCGCCGCCGGCGAACTGTCCGAGCTGGTCGGCCCGCACGCACTGGACGTGGACAAGGCGCGGCGCGCGCATCGCCTGCGTGCCCGCAGCAGCGCGCAGCTGGCCGCGTTCGCCGGCACGCATGCAGCGGCGCTGCAGGCCTACAGCGCCGGCGTCAACCAGGGCCTGCACGCGCTGCGGGTGCGGCCGTGGCCGTACCTGGTGCTATTCGCTGCGCCGCGTGACTGGCAGCCGGTGGATTCGGCGCTGGCCGGCCAGGCGATGTACTTCGATCTGCAGGGCAAGCAGCTCGAGCGCAAGCTGGACCTGTACCGCCTGCAGCAGCGCTTGCCGGCGCCGCTGTACGCCCTGCTGCGCCACGAGGGCAGCAGTTGGGACGCCGCCCTGGATGGCAGCGTACGCGGCGATGCGCTGCTGCCCGCCGCCGATCAGGTCGATCTGCGGCGCCTCGCGGACGCGCCCGCCGCCACCGGCGCCGTGGCCAGCAGCGCGCCCGGCAGCAACAACTGGGCCATCGCCGGCAGCCGCACCGCCGACGGCCGCGCCATCGTCGCCAACGACATGCACCTGGGCCTGCGCGCGCCCAGCCTGTGGTTCCGGGTACGCCTGCGCTATGCCGATGCGCAGGCGCCGGGAGGCCGCGTGGACGTGTCGGGGTTCTCGCTGCCGGGGCTGCCGGCGGTGATCGTCGGCAGCAACGGCCACATCGCCTGGGGCTTCACCAACAGCTATGCCGATACCGCCGACTGGTACCGGCTCACCCCATGCGCGGCGGTCGCGCAGCCCGGCTGCACACCGGTCACCGTGCACCGCGAGCAGATCCGCGTCTCCGGCGCGCCCGCCACCACGCTGCAGGTGGAGGACACCGCCTACGGCCCGATCCTGCAGCACGAGCCCGATGGCAGCGCACTGGCGCTGCGCTGGGCGGCGCAATTGCCGGGCGCGCTGAACCTGGGGCTGGCCGACTTCGCCCGCACCGATACGCTGGGCAGCGCCTTCGCGCGCGCGCAAGGCATCGCCACGCCGGCGCAGAACCTGGTGCTGGCCGACCGCGACGGCCACATCGGCTGGCGCGTGCTCGGCCCGCTGCCGCTGCGCGGCCCGCACTGCGTGGCCGACGCGGTGATGCACGACGTGCGCGCGACGGTGCCCGCGGACGCCCGCTGCGCGCCGTGGCCGCTGTCCACCACGCAGTCGCCGCAGCGCATCGACCCCGCCGACGGGCAACTGTGGACCGCCAATGCCCGCGTGGTCGGCGGTGCCGACCTGGCACCGATCGGCGATGGCGGCTACGCGCTGGGCGCGCGCGCGCAGCAGATCCGCGACGACCTGCGCCTGCACCCGCACCTCAACGAACAGCAGTTGCTGGCGATCCAGCTCGACGACCGCGCGCTGTTCCTGCAGCGCTGGTGGGCGCTGCTGCAGCAACGCGACGCCGACGCGGCCACACCGGCGCTGCATGCCGTGTCGCAGGCGGCCAAGCACTGGGAGGGCCGCGCCAGCACCGGCTCGGTGAGCTACACCGTGGTCCGCGCGTGGCGCCTGGCGGTGTTGACGCGGATCCGCGACGGCCTCATCGCGCCGGCCCGTGCCGGCTCCGGCGGCGCTGCCGCGCCACCGCCGCTGCCGCAGCTGGAAGGCGTGGCCTGGCCACTGCTGCAGCAACAGCCGCTGCACCTGTTGCCGCGCCGCTACGGCAGTTGGCAGGCGCTGCTGGAAGACGCCGCCGCCGAGGTACGCACGACGCTGCAGGCCGATGGCCCGCTGGACACGCGCCGCTGGGGCCTGGAGAACCGCGCGGCGATCTGCCATCCGCTGGCGCAGGGCCTGCCGGCGCCGCTGCGTCGCTGGCTGTGCATGCCGGACACGCCGCTGCCCGGCGACGACGACATGCCGCGCGTGCAGCGCCCGGCCTTCGGCGCTTCCGAGCGCATGGTGGTGGCGCCGGGCCACGAGGCCGACGGCATCGTGCACATGCCGGGCGGCCAGAGCGGCCATCCGCTGTCGCCGTTCTGGGGTGCCGGCCATGCCGACTGGGTGCAGGGTCGCGCCACAAAGTTCCTGCCCGGCCCGACCCGGCACACGCTGACATTAAGGCCGCCCGCTCCACAATGACCCGATCTCGGTTCCGCGCACGCGTCTGTCTCATGCGCCGGCCTACCGTCTTCCCTCCCCCCACTGCCGAGTCTGCCTACCGATGAAGCGCCCTCCCCTGCTCGCCCTGTTGCTGCCACTTGCCGCGGCCGTGTCGTTCTCCGCCTGTGCCACGCCGGCCGCCGACGCGCCGGCTGCCGCGTCCGACTGCAGCGTGCACGCCGAACCCGGCGACGATCTGCAGGCCGCCATCGACCGCGTCCCCAACGACGGCAAACCCGCCACGGTGTGCCTGAGCGCCGGCGAGTTCCCGGTCGGCAAGCTGCTGTCGATCCAGCGCGACGGCCTGCGCCTGCGCGGCCAGGGCGACAGCACCGTGCTGCGCATGCGCGATCACGTGCAGCAACCCACCATCGTCATCGGCGACTATCAGAACGAGCGCCCGATCCGGCCGATCCGCGACGTGCGCGTGGAGCAGTTGCAGATCATCGGCGGCACCATCGACAAGGAGTTCATGCCCGAGCGCCCGTACCTGAGCAACAGCCTGGTGGTGGTGCGCAACGGCCAGAACATCCAGCTGACCCACCTGCGGGTGAGCAAGTGCCGCAGCGCCTGCCTGCTCAGCGAGTTCGACAGCCGCGACCTGCTGATCGCGCACAACGACGTGTCCGGGGCGATCTGGGACGGGGTGTCGTTCAACCGCACCGCCAAGGTCAAGCTGATCGACAACGTGATCCACGACAACGTCGCCGCCGGCATCACCACCGAGCACCTGGAAGACAGCGAGATCCGCGACAACCGCCTGGAGCGCAACGGCAGCCAGGGCGTGTACCTGGCCGACGCACGCCGCAACCTGTTCGCGGGCAACCAGTTCATCGACAACAAGGGCGCCGGGCTCTACCTGACCTGCTCGATCCGCCAGCGCACGCCGCAGATCCTGTGCTGGGACAACAGCATGAGCCAGGACAACACCTTCGAGAACAACACCTTTCGCGGCAATCCCTACACCTACACCATCGGCGTGGACAGCGCGGCCAACTGCACCGGCAAGGACTTCCGCCCCAACCTGTGGCGCAAGAACAACCAGGCCGATGCCTCGGGCATCGACATCCAGCCCGAACGCTTCGGCCACTGCGTG is a genomic window containing:
- a CDS encoding TorF family putative porin yields the protein MATLAGALALHGACCVQAQAQAQQADPDGMVNYEFQNQIKLMSEQRTRGVSDSLMRPSLKWTTQFVHASGFVALLEVAKVSKKQFLDGDGLGMTAAAGYRFGNPDAWHAGVGLATERFPGASFLAPHRIDLETGTPEDIRRTDYDSNFGVLELGYGAVEGRLLYVFSKTYRGADTGGVCAQILQFAADPTVALRCFARGDHDSRGTLLGDLNYQTPLLPSLLPSTTLRLHAGYQKLRNFSEGSFADYQIGVTHKRWGLDWNLDWVSTRVNAHELYWVQDGARIRKTDGDTLVASIGYTF
- a CDS encoding DUF2147 domain-containing protein → MKWCGAVGTAVAGWLLASATACAAPATAQGLWLTAAKDAVVEFAPCADAAAALCGRIVWDKDAGTATDTCGVQIARLGREDGDTWRDGWAFDPRSGKRYKATLRASGKALDLRAFVGVEVLGETERFTRVQALPSTPVCAK
- the bfr gene encoding bacterioferritin, which encodes MKGHPDVVQCLKELLRGELAARDQYFIHSRRYEDQGLLALYERINHEMEEETEHADALLRRILFLEGDPDMRPHAFEPGRTVEEMLEKDLKVEYEVRANLAAGMKLCEQHGDYVSRDVLLAQLRDTEEDHAWWLEQQLGLIKRIGMALYQTSKIDGHVSGKDA
- a CDS encoding penicillin acylase family protein encodes the protein MRGRWKRLLLGMLLLAAALVLCVWLLLRGSLATLDGDAPLQGLQAPVSIQRDALGVVTIEAADEADAMRALGYVHAQERFFEMDLLRRAAAGELSELVGPHALDVDKARRAHRLRARSSAQLAAFAGTHAAALQAYSAGVNQGLHALRVRPWPYLVLFAAPRDWQPVDSALAGQAMYFDLQGKQLERKLDLYRLQQRLPAPLYALLRHEGSSWDAALDGSVRGDALLPAADQVDLRRLADAPAATGAVASSAPGSNNWAIAGSRTADGRAIVANDMHLGLRAPSLWFRVRLRYADAQAPGGRVDVSGFSLPGLPAVIVGSNGHIAWGFTNSYADTADWYRLTPCAAVAQPGCTPVTVHREQIRVSGAPATTLQVEDTAYGPILQHEPDGSALALRWAAQLPGALNLGLADFARTDTLGSAFARAQGIATPAQNLVLADRDGHIGWRVLGPLPLRGPHCVADAVMHDVRATVPADARCAPWPLSTTQSPQRIDPADGQLWTANARVVGGADLAPIGDGGYALGARAQQIRDDLRLHPHLNEQQLLAIQLDDRALFLQRWWALLQQRDADAATPALHAVSQAAKHWEGRASTGSVSYTVVRAWRLAVLTRIRDGLIAPARAGSGGAAAPPPLPQLEGVAWPLLQQQPLHLLPRRYGSWQALLEDAAAEVRTTLQADGPLDTRRWGLENRAAICHPLAQGLPAPLRRWLCMPDTPLPGDDDMPRVQRPAFGASERMVVAPGHEADGIVHMPGGQSGHPLSPFWGAGHADWVQGRATKFLPGPTRHTLTLRPPAPQ
- a CDS encoding right-handed parallel beta-helix repeat-containing protein; this translates as MKRPPLLALLLPLAAAVSFSACATPAADAPAAASDCSVHAEPGDDLQAAIDRVPNDGKPATVCLSAGEFPVGKLLSIQRDGLRLRGQGDSTVLRMRDHVQQPTIVIGDYQNERPIRPIRDVRVEQLQIIGGTIDKEFMPERPYLSNSLVVVRNGQNIQLTHLRVSKCRSACLLSEFDSRDLLIAHNDVSGAIWDGVSFNRTAKVKLIDNVIHDNVAAGITTEHLEDSEIRDNRLERNGSQGVYLADARRNLFAGNQFIDNKGAGLYLTCSIRQRTPQILCWDNSMSQDNTFENNTFRGNPYTYTIGVDSAANCTGKDFRPNLWRKNNQADASGIDIQPERFGHCVRFE